Proteins encoded within one genomic window of Gallus gallus isolate bGalGal1 chromosome 1, bGalGal1.mat.broiler.GRCg7b, whole genome shotgun sequence:
- the LOC112532872 gene encoding C-type lectin domain family 2 member D-like isoform X6 — MEEKERLSPSPPREATIQPGEEKVRAQRGSGCSELRQNRRRVLCVALCAVPCILVSALVAVIVLQRPSCSPRPPFSHVCPNTSIGFQGKCYYFSDTESDWNSSREHCHRLGASLATIETEEEMEVMLRYQGLEDHWIGLHRAEGAEHWTWADGSAFSNWFELRGRGQCAYLNGDRISSALCHNEKFWVCSRADSYVRWRKEKYPE, encoded by the exons atggaagaaaaagagcgGCTGAGCCCTTCCCCGCCCCGAGAGGCGACGATCCAGCCGGGAGAGGAAAAAGTCCGAGCGCAACGGG GCTCCGGATGCAGTGAGCTGAGACAGAACAGGCGCCGCGTGCTCTGCGTGGCTTTGTGTGCAGTGCCGTGCATCCTTGTTTCGGCGCTGGTGGCCGTGATAG TGCTCCAGCGTCCGTCGTGCTCACCTCGCCCACCCTTCTCCCACGTGTGCCCCAACACCTCAATCGGTTTCCAAGggaaatgctattatttctCGGACACGGAGAGtgattggaacagcagcagggagcactgccaCCGCCTCGGAGCTTCCCTGGCTACCATAGAGACGGAGGAGGAGATG GAAGTCATGCTGCGGTACCAGGGCCTGGAAGACCACTGGattgggctgcacagggcagaagGGGCCGAGCACTGGACATGGGCCGATGGCAGCGCCTTCAGCAACTG gtttgagctgcgaggcaGAGGCCAATGTGCGTACCTGAATGGGGACAGGATCAGCTCAGCCCTCTGCCACAATGAGAAGTTCTGGGTGTGCAGCAGAGCCGACAGCTACGTCCgctggaggaaggagaaatacCCAGAATGA
- the LOC121113360 gene encoding C-type lectin domain family 2 member B-like encodes MLEVFSSRADCVTHELLSVWPGSGCSELRQNRRRVLCVALCAVPCILVLALVAVIVLQRPSCPPRPPFSHVCPNAWVGFQGKCYYFSDVESDWNSSREQCHRLGASLATIETESEMGFMLRYRGPANCWIGLHRAEGDEHWTWADGSTFSNWFELRGGGQCAYLNGDRISSALCHNEKFWVCSRADSYVHWRKGTNPQ; translated from the exons atgttggaggtcttttccagccgtGCTGACTGTGTGACTCATGAACTGCTCTCTGTCTGGCCAGGCTCCGGATGCAGTGAGCTGAGACAGAACAGGCGCCGCGTGCTCTGCGTGGCTTTGTGTGCAGTGCCGTGCATCCTTGTTTTGGCGCTGGTGGCCGTGATAG TGCTCCAGCGTCCGTCGTGCCCGCCTCGCCCACCCTTCTCCCACGTGTGCCCCAACGCCTGGGTCGGTTTCCAAGggaaatgctattatttctCGGACGTGGAGAGCgattggaacagcagcagggagcagtgccACCGCCTCGGAGCTTCCCTGGCTACCATAGAGACGGAGTCGGAGATG GGATTCATGCTGCGGTACCGGGGCCCAGCAAACTGTTGGattgggctgcacagggcagaagGGGACGAGCACTGGACATGGGCCGATGGCAGCACCTTCAGCAACTG gtttgagctgcgaggcggAGGCCAATGTGCGTACCTGAATGGGGACAGGATCAGCTCAGCCCTCTGCCACAATGAGAAGTTCTgggtgtgcagcagagctgacagctaCGTCCACTGGAGGAAAGGGACAAATCCGCAGTGA
- the LOC112532872 gene encoding C-type lectin domain family 2 member D-like isoform X5 translates to MRLFFSFPPRSLREVLAKKSAPPAPLCPQPDPSLPLSPHTTGAAPHLRAAMEEKERQSPSPPREATTGEGDEERQSQRGSGCSELRQNRRRVLCVALCAVPCILVSALVAVIVLQRPSCSPRPPFSHVCPNTSIGFQGKCYYFSDTESDWNSSREHCHRLGASLATIETEEEMEVMLRYQGLEDHWIGLHRAEGAEHWTWADGSAFSNWFELRGRGQCAYLNGDRISSALCHNEKFWVCSRADSYVRWRKEKYPE, encoded by the exons GTCCTCGCTAAGAAGAGCGCTCCGCCGGCACCGCTGTGCCCTCAGCCCGACCCTTCTCTGCCCCTCTCCCCGCACACGACGGGCGCAGCCCCGCACCTCCGCGCTgctatggaagaaaaagagcgACAGAGCCCTTCCCCGCCCCGAGAGGCGACGACGGGCGAAGGAGACGAAGAACGGCAGTCTCAGAGAG GCTCCGGATGCAGTGAGCTGAGACAGAACAGGCGCCGCGTGCTCTGCGTGGCTTTGTGTGCAGTGCCGTGCATCCTTGTTTCGGCGCTGGTGGCCGTGATAG TGCTCCAGCGTCCGTCGTGCTCACCTCGCCCACCCTTCTCCCACGTGTGCCCCAACACCTCAATCGGTTTCCAAGggaaatgctattatttctCGGACACGGAGAGtgattggaacagcagcagggagcactgccaCCGCCTCGGAGCTTCCCTGGCTACCATAGAGACGGAGGAGGAGATG GAAGTCATGCTGCGGTACCAGGGCCTGGAAGACCACTGGattgggctgcacagggcagaagGGGCCGAGCACTGGACATGGGCCGATGGCAGCGCCTTCAGCAACTG gtttgagctgcgaggcaGAGGCCAATGTGCGTACCTGAATGGGGACAGGATCAGCTCAGCCCTCTGCCACAATGAGAAGTTCTGGGTGTGCAGCAGAGCCGACAGCTACGTCCgctggaggaaggagaaatacCCAGAATGA
- the LOC112532872 gene encoding C-type lectin domain family 2 member D-like isoform X4 yields MPLFFSFPPRPLREVLAKKSAPPAPLCPQPDPSLPLSPHTTGAAPHLRAAMEEKERQSPSPPREATTGEGDEERQSQRGSGCSELRQNRRRVLCVALCAVPCILVSALVAVIVLQRPSCSPRPPFSHVCPNTSIGFQGKCYYFSDTESDWNSSREHCHRLGASLATIETEEEMEVMLRYQGLEDHWIGLHRAEGAEHWTWADGSAFSNWFELRGRGQCAYLNGDRISSALCHNEKFWVCSRADSYVRWRKEKYPE; encoded by the exons GTCCTCGCTAAGAAGAGCGCTCCGCCGGCACCGCTGTGCCCTCAGCCCGACCCTTCTCTGCCCCTCTCCCCGCACACGACGGGCGCAGCCCCGCACCTCCGCGCTgctatggaagaaaaagagcgACAGAGCCCTTCCCCGCCCCGAGAGGCGACGACGGGCGAAGGAGACGAAGAACGGCAGTCTCAGAGAG GCTCCGGATGCAGTGAGCTGAGACAGAACAGGCGCCGCGTGCTCTGCGTGGCTTTGTGTGCAGTGCCGTGCATCCTTGTTTCGGCGCTGGTGGCCGTGATAG TGCTCCAGCGTCCGTCGTGCTCACCTCGCCCACCCTTCTCCCACGTGTGCCCCAACACCTCAATCGGTTTCCAAGggaaatgctattatttctCGGACACGGAGAGtgattggaacagcagcagggagcactgccaCCGCCTCGGAGCTTCCCTGGCTACCATAGAGACGGAGGAGGAGATG GAAGTCATGCTGCGGTACCAGGGCCTGGAAGACCACTGGattgggctgcacagggcagaagGGGCCGAGCACTGGACATGGGCCGATGGCAGCGCCTTCAGCAACTG gtttgagctgcgaggcaGAGGCCAATGTGCGTACCTGAATGGGGACAGGATCAGCTCAGCCCTCTGCCACAATGAGAAGTTCTGGGTGTGCAGCAGAGCCGACAGCTACGTCCgctggaggaaggagaaatacCCAGAATGA
- the LOC112532872 gene encoding C-type lectin domain family 2 member D-like isoform X7, with translation MEEKERQSPSPPREATTGEGDEERQSQRGSGCSELRQNRRRVLCVALCAVPCILVSALVAVIVLQRPSCSPRPPFSHVCPNTSIGFQGKCYYFSDTESDWNSSREHCHRLGASLATIETEEEMEVMLRYQGLEDHWIGLHRAEGAEHWTWADGSAFSNWFELRGRGQCAYLNGDRISSALCHNEKFWVCSRADSYVRWRKEKYPE, from the exons atggaagaaaaagagcgACAGAGCCCTTCCCCGCCCCGAGAGGCGACGACGGGCGAAGGAGACGAAGAACGGCAGTCTCAGAGAG GCTCCGGATGCAGTGAGCTGAGACAGAACAGGCGCCGCGTGCTCTGCGTGGCTTTGTGTGCAGTGCCGTGCATCCTTGTTTCGGCGCTGGTGGCCGTGATAG TGCTCCAGCGTCCGTCGTGCTCACCTCGCCCACCCTTCTCCCACGTGTGCCCCAACACCTCAATCGGTTTCCAAGggaaatgctattatttctCGGACACGGAGAGtgattggaacagcagcagggagcactgccaCCGCCTCGGAGCTTCCCTGGCTACCATAGAGACGGAGGAGGAGATG GAAGTCATGCTGCGGTACCAGGGCCTGGAAGACCACTGGattgggctgcacagggcagaagGGGCCGAGCACTGGACATGGGCCGATGGCAGCGCCTTCAGCAACTG gtttgagctgcgaggcaGAGGCCAATGTGCGTACCTGAATGGGGACAGGATCAGCTCAGCCCTCTGCCACAATGAGAAGTTCTGGGTGTGCAGCAGAGCCGACAGCTACGTCCgctggaggaaggagaaatacCCAGAATGA
- the LOC112532872 gene encoding C-type lectin domain family 2 member D-like isoform X8 — MLEVFSSRADCVTHELLSVWPGSGCSELRQNRRRVLCVALCAVPCILVSALVAVIVLQRPSCSPRPPFSHVCPNTSIGFQGKCYYFSDTESDWNSSREHCHRLGASLATIETEEEMEVMLRYQGLEDHWIGLHRAEGAEHWTWADGSAFSNWFELRGRGQCAYLNGDRISSALCHNEKFWVCSRADSYVRWRKEKYPE, encoded by the exons atgttggaggtcttttccagccgtGCTGACTGTGTGACTCATGAACTGCTCTCTGTCTGGCCAGGCTCCGGATGCAGTGAGCTGAGACAGAACAGGCGCCGCGTGCTCTGCGTGGCTTTGTGTGCAGTGCCGTGCATCCTTGTTTCGGCGCTGGTGGCCGTGATAG TGCTCCAGCGTCCGTCGTGCTCACCTCGCCCACCCTTCTCCCACGTGTGCCCCAACACCTCAATCGGTTTCCAAGggaaatgctattatttctCGGACACGGAGAGtgattggaacagcagcagggagcactgccaCCGCCTCGGAGCTTCCCTGGCTACCATAGAGACGGAGGAGGAGATG GAAGTCATGCTGCGGTACCAGGGCCTGGAAGACCACTGGattgggctgcacagggcagaagGGGCCGAGCACTGGACATGGGCCGATGGCAGCGCCTTCAGCAACTG gtttgagctgcgaggcaGAGGCCAATGTGCGTACCTGAATGGGGACAGGATCAGCTCAGCCCTCTGCCACAATGAGAAGTTCTGGGTGTGCAGCAGAGCCGACAGCTACGTCCgctggaggaaggagaaatacCCAGAATGA
- the LOC121113328 gene encoding C-type lectin domain family 2 member B-like: MPLFLSFPPRSLREVLAKKSAPPAPLCPQPDPSLPLSPHTAGAVPHLRGAMEEKERLSPSPPREATVQLGDEEVRAQRGSGCSELRQNRRRVLCVALCAVPCILVSALVAVVVLQRLSCSPRPPFSHVCPNAWVGFQGKCYYFSDTKRDWNSSKEHCHRLGASLATIETEEEMGFMLQYQGPEDYWIGLHRAEGAEHWTWADGSAFSNWFELRGGGRCAYLNGDRISSALCHSEKFWVCSRADSYVRWRKE, translated from the exons ATGCCGCTGTTTCTCAGCTTTCCGCCACGATCCCTCCGTGAGGTCCTCGCTAAGAAGAGCGCTCCGCCGGCACCGCTGTGCCCTCAGCCCGACCCTTCTCTGCCCCTCTCCCCGCACACGGCGGGCGCAGTCCCGCACCTCCGCGGCgctatggaagaaaaagagcgGCTGAGCCCTTCCCCGCCCCGAGAGGCGACGGTCCAGCTGGGAGATGAAGAAGTCCGAGCGCAACGGG GCTCCGGATGCAGTGAGCTGAGACAGAACAGGCGCCGCGTGCTCTGCGTGGCTTTGTGTGCAGTGCCGTGCATCCTTGTTTCGGCGCTGGTGGCCGTGGTAG TGCTCCAGCGTCTGTCGTGCTCACCTCGCCCACCCTTCTCCCACGTGTGCCCCAACGCCTGGGTCGGTTTCCAAGggaaatgctattatttctCGGACACGAAGAGGGATTGgaacagcagcaaggagcacTGCCACCGCCTCGGAGCTTCCCTGGCTACCATAGAGACGGAGGAGGAGATG GGATTCATGCTGCAGTACCAGGGCCCAGAAGACTACTGGattgggctgcacagggcagaagGGGCCGAGCACTGGACATGGGCCGATGGCAGCGCCTTCAGCAACTG gtttgagctgcgaggcggAGGCCGATGTGCGTACCTGAATGGGGACAGGATCAGCTCAGCCCTCTGCCACAGTGAGAAGTTCTGGGTGTGCAGCAGAGCCGACAGCTACGTCCGCTGGAGGAAGGAGTAA